A genomic region of Acidobacteriota bacterium contains the following coding sequences:
- a CDS encoding DMT family transporter — translation MKVFFYTAFALVAFAFNSILCRLALRGEEADAAGFTAVRLASGAVALVVIGYLVTKGGNLSGSEGVSSFGEDARSGNEEDTLPTGRVSASWLSAFYLFAYAVCFSFAYLGLTAGTGALVLFGSVQMTMVAAAIVKGERPTPLEWIGLSIAVCGLIYLVLPGLASPPLTSSMLMAAAGMAWGAYSIRGKGSADPLRDTAGNFARSLLFVVPLVLLYIPALQLTLRGWLFAVLSGAVTSGVGYAVWYAALKFHTSTRAAVMQLSVPVVAAVFGIILLGETATATLGVAAALILGGIGLTIVGKRR, via the coding sequence ATGAAGGTATTTTTCTATACAGCGTTCGCGCTTGTCGCGTTTGCGTTCAACTCGATCCTCTGCCGCCTCGCTTTACGCGGCGAAGAGGCCGATGCTGCGGGTTTTACGGCTGTTCGGCTCGCTTCGGGGGCTGTTGCGTTGGTCGTGATCGGATATTTGGTCACCAAAGGCGGAAACCTGAGCGGTAGCGAGGGTGTTTCTTCGTTCGGCGAAGACGCACGATCGGGTAACGAAGAGGACACACTCCCTACCGGTCGTGTTTCCGCCTCATGGCTGTCTGCCTTTTACTTATTTGCATATGCTGTCTGCTTTTCGTTTGCGTACCTAGGGCTGACGGCGGGGACCGGCGCGCTTGTTTTATTTGGCTCTGTGCAGATGACAATGGTCGCGGCGGCGATCGTTAAGGGCGAGCGCCCGACGCCTTTGGAATGGATCGGACTGAGCATTGCGGTCTGCGGTTTGATATATCTTGTGCTTCCGGGCTTAGCATCGCCGCCGCTCACGAGTTCGATGCTAATGGCGGCCGCAGGAATGGCGTGGGGAGCGTATTCTATTCGCGGCAAGGGCAGCGCCGATCCGCTGCGCGACACCGCAGGCAACTTTGCGCGTTCGTTATTGTTTGTTGTTCCGCTCGTCTTGCTCTACATTCCGGCGTTGCAGCTGACGTTACGCGGCTGGCTGTTCGCTGTTTTGTCCGGTGCGGTCACATCCGGCGTTGGTTATGCCGTTTGGTACGCGGCACTCAAATTTCACACTTCGACTCGAGCGGCTGTTATGCAGCTTTCCGTTCCGGTTGTCGCGGCAGTGTTTGGAATTATCCTGCTCGGTGAGACCGCAACCGCGACCTTGGGCGTCGCGGCGG
- the lysS gene encoding lysine--tRNA ligase, whose translation MSIPAFNEIIEQNDQTEARRASLDAIAGLVGNVYPNKFARTSVSGGEDTITALKHFDKIAGVEAKMAEIKASLAEGERPPAEKKDALNEELKALGNVRIAGRLTTPTRGNFVHLTDGMSKLQVYCNKKGPLALVRNDGENTLDEENGWALWQLLDHGDLIGVEGYLFVTNTGEVSVHVEKLQFLAKAMLPMPDKMHGIADPELQRRYRYADLIASTLQVEHEGLTTREVFERRAKLISGMRRFLDDAGFIEVETPMLTPKATGAAAKPFETHHNALDIPLYARVAPELYLKRLVVGGFEKVYELNRNFRNEGLSQRHNPEFTMLEFYIAYMDVNGMMDFAEKMIKEAVAKANDGNLVVKYGENEIDFGNFERITMRDAVARVSEPPASAGGVNSTGTESDKNETGMAITSVPPAHAGGSDLLAAFEEHIEHTLIQPTFIIDYPKSISPLSKADPSNPNIAERFELFINGMEVANGFSELNDPKEQYERFVDQMSERERGDEEAMVLDEDYIRALSYGMPPAAGIGIGIDRLVMLLTNKHSIRDVILFPHMRPDRKEGEKGSGGEGEKEA comes from the coding sequence ATGAGCATTCCAGCATTTAACGAGATCATCGAACAAAACGACCAGACCGAAGCTCGACGGGCTTCGCTTGACGCAATTGCCGGCTTGGTCGGCAATGTGTATCCGAATAAATTTGCGCGCACTTCGGTCAGCGGCGGCGAAGATACCATCACGGCACTCAAACATTTCGACAAGATAGCCGGCGTCGAAGCGAAGATGGCTGAGATCAAGGCGAGCCTTGCCGAAGGCGAGCGTCCGCCTGCTGAAAAGAAAGATGCGCTCAACGAAGAACTAAAGGCACTCGGAAACGTTCGAATTGCGGGCCGCCTGACTACGCCGACGCGTGGCAATTTTGTCCATCTGACCGATGGAATGTCTAAGCTGCAGGTATATTGCAATAAGAAAGGCCCGCTTGCCCTAGTGCGGAACGATGGTGAGAATACGCTTGACGAAGAAAACGGTTGGGCGTTGTGGCAGCTGCTGGATCACGGCGACTTGATCGGCGTCGAAGGCTATTTATTCGTCACCAACACCGGCGAAGTGAGTGTTCATGTCGAGAAACTCCAGTTCCTCGCCAAAGCGATGCTGCCGATGCCCGACAAAATGCACGGCATCGCCGATCCTGAACTGCAGCGACGCTATCGATACGCTGATCTGATCGCTTCGACGCTGCAGGTCGAGCACGAAGGACTTACGACGCGCGAAGTTTTCGAGCGCCGGGCCAAGTTGATCTCAGGGATGCGTCGGTTTCTAGATGATGCGGGCTTTATCGAGGTCGAGACGCCTATGTTAACGCCAAAGGCGACCGGCGCAGCGGCTAAGCCATTCGAGACGCATCACAATGCGCTCGACATTCCGCTTTATGCACGCGTAGCGCCTGAGCTTTATCTCAAACGTCTGGTCGTCGGCGGCTTTGAAAAGGTTTACGAACTCAACCGCAACTTCCGCAACGAAGGCCTCTCCCAGCGTCACAACCCCGAATTCACCATGCTCGAGTTCTACATCGCCTACATGGATGTGAACGGGATGATGGACTTCGCGGAGAAGATGATAAAAGAAGCAGTCGCGAAGGCGAATGACGGCAATCTTGTCGTGAAATACGGCGAGAACGAGATCGATTTCGGCAACTTTGAGCGGATAACGATGCGGGATGCTGTCGCGAGAGTGTCAGAACCGCCTGCGTCAGCGGGCGGCGTGAACTCGACGGGAACGGAGTCTGATAAAAACGAGACTGGTATGGCTATAACGTCCGTGCCGCCCGCTCACGCAGGCGGTTCTGACCTGCTCGCCGCGTTCGAAGAGCACATCGAGCACACACTTATTCAGCCAACCTTCATCATCGATTACCCGAAATCAATCTCACCGCTTTCGAAGGCTGATCCTTCGAATCCGAACATCGCGGAGCGGTTTGAGTTGTTTATCAATGGTATGGAAGTCGCGAATGGTTTTAGCGAGCTAAACGACCCGAAAGAACAGTACGAACGCTTTGTGGATCAGATGTCGGAGCGTGAGCGCGGTGACGAAGAGGCGATGGTGCTGGACGAAGACTATATTCGCGCGCTTTCTTATGGAATGCCGCCCGCCGCCGGCATCGGTATCGGGATTGACCGGCTCGTCATGCTCCTAACCAACAAACACTCGATCCGCGACGTTATCCTTTTCCCGCACATGCGACCTGATCGGAAAGAAGGGGAGAAGGGGAGTGGAGGAGAAGGGGAGAAAGAGGCGTGA